A genomic region of Pseudomonas migulae contains the following coding sequences:
- the trhP gene encoding prephenate-dependent tRNA uridine(34) hydroxylase TrhP, translated as MTLATPELLAPAGTLKNMRYAFAYGADAVYAGQPRYSLRVRNNEFDHANLALGIREAQAQGKRFYVVVNIAPHNAKLKTFLKDLQPVIAMAPDALIMSDPGLIMLVRRHFPQMPIHLSVQANTVNWASVEFWQQQGLSRIILSRELSLEEIAEIRQQVPAMELEVFVHGALCMAYSGRCLLSGYMNKRDANQGSCTNACRWKYSAQEATENQLGDIVQTFQPQPTLGIGAPTDQVFLLQEANRPDELMPAFEDEHGTYIMNAKDLRAVQHVERLTQMGVHSLKIEGRTKSHFYCARTTQVYRRAIDDAVAGREFDRGLMTDLESLAQRGYTEGFLRRHVHDEYQNYQNGSSVSERQQFVGELTGERRDRLAEVKVKNRFGLGDHMELMTPKGNFHFDLHQLQNAKGQPIDVAPGDGHTVYLPIPDAVDLRFGLLMRDVSAR; from the coding sequence ATGACCCTCGCCACGCCAGAACTGCTCGCCCCCGCCGGCACCCTGAAAAACATGCGTTATGCCTTCGCCTACGGCGCCGATGCGGTGTACGCCGGCCAGCCACGCTACAGCCTGCGGGTGCGCAACAACGAATTCGATCACGCCAACCTCGCGCTCGGCATTCGCGAAGCCCAGGCCCAGGGCAAGCGCTTCTACGTGGTGGTGAACATCGCCCCGCACAACGCCAAGCTCAAAACCTTCCTCAAGGATCTGCAACCGGTGATCGCCATGGCACCGGACGCGCTGATCATGTCCGATCCCGGCCTGATCATGCTGGTGCGCCGGCACTTCCCGCAGATGCCGATTCACCTGTCGGTGCAGGCCAACACGGTGAACTGGGCGAGCGTCGAGTTCTGGCAACAACAGGGCTTGAGCCGGATCATCCTGTCGCGTGAACTGTCCCTGGAAGAAATCGCCGAAATCCGCCAGCAAGTGCCCGCCATGGAACTCGAAGTGTTCGTTCACGGCGCACTTTGCATGGCCTACTCCGGCCGCTGCCTGTTGTCGGGCTACATGAACAAGCGCGATGCCAACCAGGGCAGCTGCACCAACGCCTGTCGCTGGAAGTACTCTGCGCAAGAAGCCACGGAAAACCAGCTCGGCGACATCGTGCAGACCTTCCAGCCCCAACCAACCCTGGGGATTGGCGCACCGACCGATCAGGTGTTCCTGTTGCAGGAAGCCAATCGACCGGATGAACTGATGCCAGCGTTCGAGGACGAACACGGCACCTACATCATGAACGCCAAGGACCTGCGCGCTGTGCAGCATGTCGAGCGCCTGACGCAGATGGGCGTGCACTCACTGAAAATCGAAGGCCGGACCAAATCCCACTTCTATTGCGCACGGACCACTCAGGTGTATCGCCGGGCGATCGACGATGCGGTGGCCGGTCGTGAGTTTGATCGCGGCCTGATGACCGATCTGGAATCGCTGGCCCAACGCGGCTACACCGAAGGTTTTCTGCGTCGGCATGTGCATGACGAATACCAGAACTATCAGAACGGCAGCTCGGTGTCGGAGCGGCAGCAGTTTGTCGGGGAGTTGACCGGCGAGCGGCGTGACCGCTTGGCGGAGGTCAAGGTTAAGAACCGCTTCGGCCTGGGCGATCACATGGAACTGATGACGCCCAAGGGCAATTTCCACTTCGATTTGCATCAGCTGCAGAACGCCAAAGGCCAGCCCATCGACGTGGCACCGGGGGATGGGCACACGGTGTACCTGCCGATTCCGGATGCGGTGGATCTGCGGTTCGGGTTGTTGATGCGGGATGTCAGCGCGCGCTGA
- a CDS encoding LysR substrate-binding domain-containing protein, producing MELAQIRMFKTVADVGSIARAAELLHCVPSNITARIKALEAELGVALFLREGRGLRISPSGQTFLAYASKILALTAEAKRAVDPAAEPSGPLRIGAIESSATGRLPRLLAKFHKRYPAVALELTTGTWGQLLDDTVSHRLDGAIVAVDVERSQLKRTPMYREELLLIASTSLGPVRDIADLQDKTVFMWPQGCPYRAALEHWLLRQGQALPIVSLASYGAIVGCVSAGAGVALVPKGVFDQYAKGAGCAGYEFPELTAIDNLFYWHENAGVHPAREAFVAMLREEFA from the coding sequence ATGGAGCTGGCGCAGATTCGCATGTTCAAGACCGTTGCCGACGTCGGCAGCATCGCCCGTGCGGCCGAGTTGTTGCATTGCGTGCCGTCGAACATCACGGCACGGATCAAGGCGCTGGAGGCGGAGCTGGGTGTCGCGCTGTTTCTGCGGGAAGGTCGAGGGTTGCGCATCAGCCCGTCGGGGCAGACGTTCCTGGCATATGCCTCGAAGATTCTCGCACTCACGGCAGAGGCCAAACGCGCGGTCGACCCCGCAGCCGAGCCCTCCGGACCTCTGCGCATCGGCGCCATCGAATCCTCGGCCACCGGGCGCTTGCCGCGTTTGCTCGCCAAGTTCCACAAGCGTTACCCGGCGGTGGCGCTGGAATTGACCACCGGCACCTGGGGCCAATTGCTCGATGACACCGTCAGCCATCGGCTCGACGGCGCGATCGTCGCGGTGGATGTCGAGCGCTCGCAGCTCAAGCGCACACCGATGTACCGCGAAGAGCTGCTGCTGATCGCCTCGACATCGTTGGGGCCGGTGCGTGATATCGCCGATTTGCAGGACAAAACCGTGTTCATGTGGCCACAAGGCTGCCCCTACCGTGCAGCACTGGAACACTGGTTGTTGCGCCAGGGGCAGGCGCTGCCGATTGTCAGCCTGGCCAGTTATGGCGCGATAGTCGGTTGCGTCAGCGCGGGGGCGGGCGTCGCGCTGGTGCCTAAAGGTGTGTTCGATCAGTACGCCAAAGGCGCCGGTTGCGCGGGGTACGAATTCCCTGAGCTGACCGCTATCGATAACCTGTTTTACTGGCATGAAAACGCCGGGGTGCACCCGGCGCGAGAGGCGTTTGTGGCGATGTTGCGGGAAGAGTTCGCTTAA
- a CDS encoding DMT family transporter, which produces MQTHTHPSLFKIILAMAFVVACWGYSPTGIHIGLQAYDPGHLALLRFLVASVFMALVALVKGISLPNLRDLPLLFGLGFFAVSLHHVAINFGQQGVSAGASSVLAQTTPLFSTLLARFVFKDRVSIWRWGCVFLGLIGVVIVVAGDRGVGSIDAHGLLILLAAVSWSFYFALQKHHSGRYDGLTLVCYTVWSGTALLLVYLPGLAAQVLSAPMHVQLAVMALGVFPSALAYLAWAFVLAHVDLSRATMTLYLVPPTAMAIASFALGERPTLMIVVGAMVVLVSVLALNLERRWVAIRVAGV; this is translated from the coding sequence ATGCAAACGCATACACACCCTTCGCTCTTCAAAATCATTCTGGCCATGGCGTTTGTCGTGGCGTGCTGGGGGTATTCCCCGACCGGCATTCATATCGGCTTGCAGGCTTATGACCCCGGGCATCTGGCGCTGCTGCGGTTCCTGGTGGCGTCCGTGTTCATGGCGCTGGTCGCGCTGGTCAAAGGCATCAGCCTGCCGAACCTTCGCGACTTGCCGCTGCTGTTCGGCCTCGGTTTTTTTGCCGTGAGCCTGCATCACGTGGCGATCAATTTCGGCCAGCAAGGTGTCAGCGCCGGCGCGTCCAGTGTGCTGGCGCAAACGACGCCGCTGTTCAGCACGCTGCTGGCGCGTTTCGTGTTCAAGGACCGCGTGAGCATCTGGCGCTGGGGTTGTGTTTTCCTGGGGCTGATCGGCGTGGTGATCGTGGTCGCCGGTGATCGCGGGGTGGGCAGCATCGACGCCCACGGATTGCTGATCCTGCTGGCGGCGGTGTCCTGGAGTTTTTACTTCGCATTGCAGAAACATCATTCCGGGCGGTATGACGGGCTGACGCTGGTTTGCTACACGGTGTGGTCGGGGACGGCGTTGTTGCTGGTGTACCTGCCGGGGCTGGCGGCTCAAGTACTCAGCGCACCGATGCATGTGCAACTGGCGGTGATGGCATTGGGCGTGTTTCCGAGTGCGCTCGCTTACCTGGCCTGGGCGTTTGTGCTGGCGCACGTTGATTTGAGCCGGGCGACGATGACGTTGTATCTGGTGCCGCCGACGGCGATGGCGATTGCGTCGTTTGCGCTGGGTGAGCGGCCGACGCTGATGATTGTTGTGGGGGCGATGGTGGTGTTGGTCAGTGTGCTGGCGTTGAATCTGGAGCGGCGGTGGGTGGCGATTCGGGTGGCGGGTGTTTGA
- a CDS encoding FadR/GntR family transcriptional regulator — protein sequence MQEDLDAPARKRTHNLAHDLVAKLTQSILLGQMLPGDKLPSENTIVQEHGVSRTVVREAISKLQASGLVETRHGIGTFVIERVPEQGLRLNVDTALGVRSILELRMGLETQAAALAATRRTDQQLVQMREALDDYQSLLANNDSCVEADKRFHLLIAEATGNVCFTEIMQHLGSAMIPRTRVNAAERGAADLSKLGMLANLEHEAILNAIKRQDADAARAAMWLHLTNSRDRFLADRD from the coding sequence ATGCAAGAAGACCTCGACGCGCCTGCCCGCAAGCGCACTCACAACCTGGCCCACGACCTGGTCGCCAAACTGACCCAGAGCATTCTGCTCGGCCAAATGTTGCCGGGGGACAAGCTGCCCTCAGAGAACACCATTGTTCAGGAGCACGGGGTCAGTCGCACCGTGGTGCGCGAGGCGATCTCGAAACTGCAGGCGTCCGGCCTGGTGGAAACCCGGCACGGCATCGGCACGTTCGTGATCGAGCGCGTACCGGAGCAGGGGCTGCGACTGAATGTCGATACGGCGCTGGGGGTGCGCAGCATTCTGGAATTGCGCATGGGCCTCGAGACCCAGGCTGCCGCGTTGGCGGCCACGCGCCGCACCGATCAGCAACTGGTGCAAATGCGCGAAGCGCTGGACGACTATCAAAGCCTGCTCGCCAACAACGACAGCTGCGTTGAAGCCGACAAGCGTTTCCACCTGCTGATCGCGGAAGCCACCGGCAACGTCTGCTTCACCGAAATCATGCAGCACTTGGGCAGCGCCATGATTCCCCGGACCCGGGTCAATGCGGCCGAGCGCGGTGCGGCGGATTTGAGCAAGCTGGGCATGCTCGCCAACCTTGAGCACGAGGCGATTCTCAACGCCATCAAACGCCAGGATGCGGACGCGGCGCGGGCAGCCATGTGGCTGCACCTGACCAACAGTCGGGACCGGTTTTTGGCGGATCGCGATTGA
- a CDS encoding MFS transporter — protein sequence MNTSISGMHDGADSVLKSAISKVKRHVLPLFVIMFIVNYIDRVNIGFVRAHMEHDLGIGAAAYGLGAGLFFIGYALFEVPSNILLQKVGARIWLTRIMLTWGLVAACMAFIQNETHFYILRFLLGVAEAGFFPGVIYYFTRWLPGVERGKAIAIFLSGSAIASLISGPLSGLLLQISGFGMHGWQWMYFIEGMFSVGLCVFVWFWLDSKPHDAKWLSREEQDALVKAIDDEQLAREAATPIKPSLGKLLKDRQIILFCLIYFFIQLTIYAATFWLPSIIKKMGDLSDIQVGLFNSIPWLLSIVGMYAFASLSAKWKHQQAWVAAALLIAAAGMFMSTTGGPIFAFVAICFAALGFKSASSLFWPIPQAYLDARIAAGVIALINSVGNLGGFVAPTTFGLLEEHTGSIQGGLYGLAATSIIAAIIVFAARNTPKTAPAVAVGEPATHRA from the coding sequence GTGAATACATCCATCTCCGGGATGCACGACGGCGCCGATTCGGTCCTGAAGTCCGCCATCTCGAAAGTGAAACGCCACGTTCTGCCGCTGTTCGTCATCATGTTCATCGTCAACTACATTGACCGCGTGAACATCGGCTTCGTCCGCGCGCACATGGAACATGACCTGGGCATCGGCGCTGCCGCCTACGGCCTCGGCGCCGGTCTGTTCTTCATCGGTTACGCGCTGTTCGAAGTCCCCTCCAACATCCTCCTGCAAAAAGTCGGCGCACGAATCTGGCTGACCCGCATCATGCTGACCTGGGGCCTGGTGGCCGCTTGCATGGCCTTCATCCAGAACGAAACCCACTTCTATATCCTGCGATTCCTGCTGGGCGTCGCAGAAGCCGGGTTCTTCCCGGGGGTGATTTACTACTTCACTCGCTGGCTGCCAGGCGTCGAGCGCGGCAAGGCCATTGCGATTTTCCTCAGCGGTTCTGCCATTGCTTCACTGATCTCCGGCCCATTGTCCGGGCTGCTCCTGCAAATCAGCGGTTTCGGCATGCACGGCTGGCAATGGATGTACTTCATCGAAGGCATGTTCTCGGTCGGGCTGTGTGTATTCGTCTGGTTCTGGCTGGACTCCAAACCCCACGACGCCAAATGGCTCAGCCGCGAAGAGCAGGACGCGCTGGTCAAAGCCATCGACGACGAACAACTGGCCCGCGAAGCCGCGACGCCGATCAAACCGTCCCTGGGCAAGCTGCTCAAGGATCGCCAGATCATCCTGTTCTGCCTGATCTACTTCTTCATTCAGCTGACCATCTACGCCGCGACCTTCTGGCTGCCGAGCATCATCAAGAAGATGGGCGACCTCAGCGATATCCAGGTCGGGCTGTTCAACTCGATTCCGTGGTTGCTGTCGATCGTCGGCATGTACGCCTTCGCTTCGTTGTCAGCGAAATGGAAACACCAGCAAGCCTGGGTGGCCGCTGCCCTGCTGATCGCGGCGGCCGGGATGTTCATGTCCACCACTGGCGGGCCGATCTTTGCCTTCGTTGCGATCTGCTTCGCAGCGCTGGGTTTCAAATCGGCGTCGTCACTGTTCTGGCCGATTCCCCAGGCGTACCTCGATGCACGGATCGCCGCGGGCGTCATCGCGCTGATCAACTCGGTGGGCAACCTGGGCGGTTTCGTCGCACCGACCACGTTCGGCCTGCTCGAAGAACACACCGGTTCGATCCAGGGCGGGCTGTATGGCCTGGCCGCCACGTCGATCATTGCCGCGATCATCGTCTTCGCCGCACGCAACACACCGAAAACCGCACCTGCCGTTGCCGTGGGCGAACCAGCGACCCACCGCGCCTGA
- the gudD gene encoding glucarate dehydratase, with protein MNPQETAKAPIITSMQVVPVAGHDGMLLNLSGAHGPFFTRNIVILKDNAGHTGVGEVPGGERIRQTLEDARSLVVGSPIGTYQKILNQVRQTFADRDAGGRGLQTFDLRITIHAVTGLEAALLDLLGQHLDVPVAALLGEGQQRDEVKMLGYLFYVGDRHQTDLAYRNEPDADNDWFRVRHEKAMTADAVVRLAEAAHARYGFKDFKLKGGVLSGDEEIEAVTALAERFPEARITLDPNGAWSLKEAIRLCRDQHHVLAYAEDPCGAENGYSGREVMAEFRRATGLKTATNMIATDWREMGHAIQLQSVDIPLADPHFWTMQGSVRVAQMCHEWGLTWGSHSNNHFDISLAMFTHVAAAAPGDITAIDTHWIWQDGQRLTKAPLQIVDGCVQVPKKPGLGVELDMDQLAKAHELYKGMGLGARDDSVAMQFLIPGWTFDNKRPCLVR; from the coding sequence ATGAACCCACAAGAAACCGCAAAAGCCCCGATCATCACCAGCATGCAAGTGGTTCCGGTGGCCGGTCACGACGGCATGCTGCTCAATCTGAGCGGCGCCCACGGCCCGTTTTTCACCCGTAATATCGTGATCCTCAAGGACAACGCCGGCCACACCGGCGTCGGCGAAGTGCCCGGTGGCGAGCGTATTCGCCAGACGCTGGAAGATGCGCGCAGCCTGGTGGTCGGCAGCCCGATCGGCACGTATCAGAAGATCCTCAACCAGGTGCGCCAGACCTTCGCCGACCGCGATGCCGGCGGCCGCGGTCTGCAGACGTTCGACCTGCGCATCACCATCCACGCCGTCACCGGCCTGGAAGCGGCGTTGCTCGACTTGCTCGGTCAGCATCTGGACGTGCCGGTCGCCGCCCTGCTCGGCGAAGGCCAGCAGCGCGATGAAGTGAAGATGCTCGGTTACCTGTTTTATGTCGGTGATCGCCACCAGACTGATCTGGCTTATCGCAACGAACCGGACGCCGACAACGACTGGTTCCGCGTACGTCACGAAAAAGCCATGACCGCCGACGCCGTGGTTCGCCTGGCGGAAGCTGCCCACGCCCGTTACGGTTTCAAGGATTTCAAACTCAAGGGCGGCGTGCTAAGTGGCGATGAAGAAATCGAAGCGGTCACCGCGCTGGCCGAACGCTTCCCCGAGGCGCGCATCACCCTCGATCCGAATGGCGCCTGGTCGCTGAAAGAAGCCATTCGTTTGTGCCGGGATCAGCATCACGTCCTGGCCTACGCCGAAGACCCGTGCGGTGCGGAAAACGGTTACTCGGGCCGCGAAGTCATGGCTGAATTCCGTCGCGCCACCGGCCTGAAAACCGCGACCAACATGATCGCCACCGACTGGCGGGAAATGGGCCACGCGATCCAGTTGCAATCAGTGGACATTCCCCTGGCCGACCCGCACTTCTGGACCATGCAGGGCTCGGTTCGCGTGGCGCAGATGTGCCATGAATGGGGCCTGACCTGGGGCTCGCACTCCAACAACCACTTCGATATTTCCCTGGCGATGTTCACCCACGTCGCGGCCGCCGCACCGGGCGACATCACCGCCATCGACACCCACTGGATCTGGCAGGACGGCCAGCGCCTGACCAAAGCCCCGCTGCAAATCGTCGACGGTTGCGTGCAGGTGCCGAAGAAACCGGGACTCGGGGTTGAGCTGGACATGGACCAGTTGGCCAAGGCCCATGAACTGTACAAAGGCATGGGGCTTGGCGCGCGGGACGACAGCGTGGCGATGCAGTTTCTGATTCCGGGGTGGACGTTTGATAACAAGCGGCCGTGTCTGGTGCGCTGA
- a CDS encoding LysR family transcriptional regulator, with amino-acid sequence MIRPQLPLNALRAFEASARHLSFTRAAVELCVTQAAVSHQVKSLEAQLNVTLFKRLPRGLMLTSEGETLLPVLRESFDRIAETLERFEGGHFREVLTVGAVGTFAVGWLLPRLADFQTKHPFIDLRLSTHNNRVDVAAEGLDYAIRFGAGAWHGIEAVRLIEAPLSVLCVPGIALQLRTPDDLLQQTLLRSYRTDEWPEWFQATGLAAHAAPPRSIVFDSSLAMMEAALQGMGVALAPPLMFARQLATGSIEQPFAIGITTGSYWLTRLQSRAETPAMSTFKSWLLQVAQQNG; translated from the coding sequence ATGATCCGGCCGCAATTACCGCTCAACGCACTGCGCGCTTTCGAAGCTTCTGCACGCCACTTGAGTTTCACACGGGCGGCGGTGGAATTGTGCGTGACGCAGGCTGCGGTGAGTCATCAGGTCAAAAGCCTGGAAGCCCAGCTTAACGTCACGCTGTTCAAACGCTTGCCCCGCGGCCTGATGCTGACCAGTGAAGGGGAGACGTTGTTGCCGGTGCTGCGCGAGTCCTTCGACCGCATCGCCGAAACCCTCGAGCGTTTCGAGGGCGGGCATTTTCGTGAAGTGCTGACGGTGGGTGCGGTGGGAACGTTTGCGGTGGGCTGGTTGTTGCCGCGGTTGGCCGACTTCCAGACGAAACATCCGTTCATAGATTTGCGCCTATCGACCCACAACAATCGGGTGGACGTGGCGGCGGAAGGGCTGGATTACGCGATTCGCTTTGGCGCGGGGGCGTGGCACGGGATTGAGGCGGTGCGCTTGATCGAGGCGCCGTTGTCGGTGTTGTGCGTGCCCGGGATTGCCCTGCAATTGCGCACGCCGGACGATCTGTTGCAGCAGACACTGCTGCGCTCCTATCGCACCGATGAGTGGCCCGAATGGTTTCAGGCCACCGGCCTTGCTGCCCATGCCGCGCCACCCCGGAGCATCGTCTTCGATTCCTCGCTGGCGATGATGGAGGCGGCACTGCAAGGAATGGGCGTGGCATTGGCGCCACCGCTGATGTTCGCCCGGCAACTGGCGACGGGTTCCATAGAGCAACCGTTCGCCATTGGCATCACCACCGGCAGCTATTGGCTGACCCGCTTACAGTCGCGGGCCGAGACTCCTGCTATGTCGACATTCAAGAGCTGGCTATTACAAGTGGCACAGCAAAACGGGTGA
- the ampC gene encoding class C beta-lactamase, translating into MHNFRLSKALSCSAFGLFLGAGYCVAGTPTDPQIEAAVKDAVVPVMQQQNIAGMAIAITVNGKPHYFNYGVASKETGTAITEDTLFEIGSVSKTFTATLAAYAQASGKLSLSDKASHILPALRGSAFDNISVLQLGTYTAGGLPLQFPSNADAPDKMLGYFKQWKPVYAAGSHRQYSNPSLGLFGYLAAKSMGQPFDELMEKTLLPKLGLQHTFLKVPPTQMALYAQGYTKDDKPVRVEPGALDSQAYGVKTSASDLLRYVEANMKPSGLEAPMQQAIAATHTGYYTVGDMTQGLGWERYTYPITLDKLLAGNSSQMAMEAHKVQWLNPPQPQPANALFNKTGSTGGFGAYVAYVPSKDIGIVILANKNYPNPERIKIAHSILSTLSQ; encoded by the coding sequence ATGCACAACTTCAGACTCAGCAAGGCTTTGTCCTGCAGCGCTTTCGGACTGTTTCTCGGCGCCGGTTACTGCGTCGCCGGAACTCCCACGGACCCGCAGATCGAAGCGGCGGTCAAAGACGCCGTCGTTCCGGTCATGCAGCAACAGAACATTGCGGGCATGGCGATCGCCATCACCGTCAACGGCAAGCCACATTACTTTAACTACGGCGTGGCCTCGAAGGAAACCGGCACGGCTATCACCGAAGACACGCTGTTCGAGATCGGATCGGTGAGCAAAACCTTCACCGCCACCCTCGCCGCCTACGCCCAGGCCAGCGGCAAACTGTCCCTGTCCGACAAGGCCAGCCACATCCTGCCGGCGTTGCGCGGCAGTGCGTTCGATAACATCAGCGTGCTGCAACTGGGCACGTACACCGCCGGTGGCCTGCCGCTGCAATTCCCGAGCAATGCCGATGCGCCGGACAAGATGCTCGGTTATTTCAAACAGTGGAAACCGGTCTACGCCGCTGGCAGCCATCGGCAGTATTCGAACCCGAGCCTGGGGTTGTTCGGTTATCTCGCGGCCAAGAGCATGGGGCAGCCGTTTGACGAGTTGATGGAAAAAACCTTGCTGCCGAAACTCGGGTTGCAGCACACCTTCCTGAAGGTGCCGCCCACACAAATGGCGCTTTACGCTCAGGGCTACACCAAGGATGACAAGCCTGTGCGGGTTGAACCGGGCGCACTGGATTCGCAGGCGTATGGCGTGAAAACCAGCGCCTCGGACCTGCTTCGATACGTCGAAGCGAACATGAAGCCGTCCGGCCTTGAAGCGCCGATGCAGCAGGCCATCGCCGCGACGCATACCGGCTACTACACGGTGGGCGACATGACTCAGGGCCTGGGCTGGGAGCGTTACACCTACCCGATCACCCTCGACAAACTGCTCGCCGGCAACTCGTCGCAGATGGCGATGGAAGCGCACAAAGTCCAGTGGTTGAACCCGCCGCAACCTCAACCGGCCAATGCACTGTTCAACAAAACCGGCTCAACCGGCGGCTTCGGCGCTTACGTGGCTTATGTGCCGTCGAAGGACATTGGCATCGTGATCCTGGCCAACAAAAACTACCCGAACCCGGAGCGGATCAAAATCGCCCACTCGATACTGAGCACACTCAGCCAATAA
- a CDS encoding ABC transporter substrate-binding protein has translation MKKTMSLGFALAMCVTSALAENAPLRIGIEAAYPPFAFKTSDGSIGGFDYEIGNALCAQMQTKCVWVEQEFDGLIPSLKVRKIDAVISSMLITEERKRSVTFTDKYYSSPARLVMKAGSQVDDDFSQLKGKRIGVQRGTSQDRYATDKLQPLGTEIVRYGSQSEIYLDMQSDRLDGTIANAAPLQEGFLKTPQGQGFAFVGPELRNKEYFGEGTGIAVSKGNTELAQRFNTAIKALRADGTYQQVEKKYFDYNIYGD, from the coding sequence ATGAAAAAAACAATGAGCCTCGGCTTTGCATTGGCAATGTGTGTCACGAGTGCTCTGGCGGAGAATGCGCCACTGCGCATCGGCATCGAAGCTGCCTATCCGCCGTTCGCCTTCAAGACCTCCGACGGCAGCATCGGCGGGTTTGACTACGAGATCGGCAATGCCTTGTGCGCGCAGATGCAAACCAAGTGTGTCTGGGTCGAACAGGAGTTCGACGGCCTGATCCCTTCGCTGAAAGTGCGCAAAATCGATGCGGTGATTTCCTCGATGCTGATCACCGAAGAACGCAAGCGCTCGGTCACCTTCACCGACAAATACTATTCAAGCCCGGCGCGGCTGGTGATGAAGGCCGGTTCGCAGGTCGATGACGATTTCAGCCAGCTTAAGGGCAAGCGTATCGGCGTACAGCGCGGCACGTCTCAGGATCGCTACGCCACCGACAAGCTGCAACCGTTGGGCACCGAGATTGTCCGTTACGGCTCGCAATCGGAAATCTACCTGGACATGCAGTCCGACCGTCTCGACGGCACCATCGCCAATGCCGCGCCGCTGCAAGAGGGTTTCCTGAAGACGCCGCAAGGCCAGGGCTTCGCCTTCGTCGGGCCGGAGCTGCGCAACAAGGAATATTTTGGCGAAGGCACCGGGATTGCGGTGAGCAAGGGCAACACCGAGCTGGCGCAGCGTTTCAACACAGCCATCAAAGCCCTGCGCGCCGACGGTACTTACCAGCAGGTCGAGAAGAAATACTTCGACTACAACATTTATGGCGATTGA